The Chryseolinea soli genome contains a region encoding:
- a CDS encoding type IX secretion system membrane protein PorP/SprF, with product MSTSLKRTFLTFIIALAMVTWSYGQQYPVFTQYYFNELVINPAYAGAQVQLNLTAMYRNQWVNFPGAPKTYSISGHTALMKNKVGVGLLVNHDEIGSYKNEHIYASYAYKIHFHDATLSMGLQAGINLLGADYSKLDLQTTGDASFYNILNVVKPNFGAGLYYSKKNFFVGFSVPFILNNKIANSVEGILGQIKEARYYYIRSGVVLPLDRFNKVKINPSILVRAQENQPLSLDINNAFIFYDVFSAGVSYRLGDALITFIDLKLSEKFHFGYSYDWTRSDLNNFSNGTHEFMITYRTRIRGVHKNPECPQYYEYR from the coding sequence ATGAGCACCTCTCTCAAGAGAACTTTTTTAACTTTTATCATTGCGTTGGCCATGGTAACGTGGTCCTATGGGCAACAATACCCGGTGTTCACGCAGTATTATTTCAACGAACTGGTGATCAACCCGGCCTATGCCGGTGCCCAGGTGCAGTTGAATCTTACGGCGATGTACCGCAACCAATGGGTCAACTTTCCCGGCGCCCCGAAAACCTATAGCATCAGCGGCCACACGGCCCTGATGAAAAATAAGGTGGGGGTCGGTCTGTTGGTGAATCACGACGAGATCGGTAGCTACAAGAACGAGCACATCTACGCCAGCTACGCCTACAAGATCCATTTTCACGACGCCACATTGTCGATGGGATTGCAGGCCGGCATTAACCTGTTAGGCGCCGACTACAGCAAGCTCGACCTGCAAACCACAGGCGACGCCTCGTTCTACAACATCTTGAACGTAGTGAAACCCAACTTCGGCGCAGGGCTTTACTACAGCAAGAAGAATTTCTTTGTCGGCTTTTCCGTGCCGTTCATCCTCAATAACAAGATCGCCAACTCCGTAGAGGGAATCCTGGGACAGATCAAAGAAGCGCGCTATTACTACATCCGAAGCGGCGTTGTATTGCCGCTCGATCGCTTCAACAAAGTAAAGATCAATCCCTCCATCCTCGTACGCGCGCAGGAAAACCAGCCGCTCAGTTTGGATATCAACAACGCCTTTATTTTCTATGACGTTTTCAGCGCCGGCGTCTCTTACCGCCTGGGTGACGCGTTGATCACCTTCATCGACCTGAAGCTGAGCGAGAAATTTCACTTCGGCTATTCTTATGACTGGACCCGCTCGGACCTGAACAATTTCTCCAACGGTACACACGAATTTATGATCACGTATCGGACGCGGATCCGGGGGGTGCATAAGAATCCGGAGTGTCCGCAGTATTATGAATATCGATAG